The Pseudomonas sp. FP2309 genomic sequence TATGGTTGAGCGTGACAATCGTCGCCGCTAGAAAAGCGAGGGTCATGCTGATGTAGTAAGCGGTGTCATGAAGTGTCAGCTTGCCGTTGTCGATTGAGCTGAATCGTGAAATCGGATTCAGAGCGATCAAACTATCGATTATCCAAATAGGTGCCTGGTGTTCAAGGGCATCTATGACCGAAGACAATCCGCTGGCGGCCAGCAGCAAACATAGCGTCAGTGTGAAAACAATCACGCGCTGCCGCGCAAGCGTACAAATAAAACCGCCGGCCGATAAGTAGCTGGCCGCTAATAACCAGCTGGCGATGAATTGCGAGGCGATAACTCCGTTATCTGCCGTGCCCATATAGTTTGTCGCAATGACGAGAGGGAACGTCAATACCAAGGCCACCGCTGCAACTGCCCAGGCGGCCAGGAATTTACCGATAGCGAGTTCGGTTGCCGTAACGGGCAGTGTGTTGATCACGTCGAGAAAACCCGTATTGGATTCCTCTGACCATAGTTGCGTTGCCAGGGCAGGCATCAGCAATAAATAAAGCCAGGGGTGCAGTTGAAAAAAAACCTGTAAGTCGAGCGTGTCCTGCTCTAACCAGCGGTTTGTATACAGCCCCAGCGTCACGGACATGAGTAGAAATAGCGCAACGCTCAGGTAAGTTGCAGGCGTTGAGGCGTAACTGATGAGTTGGTATTTGAATATAACGGGCAACAGTCTCAAAGAGGCCTCTCCTGGCTCATATACTGAACCACATCGTTCAAGCGACCTGGCTCCAGGTTCAATGTATTTATTTTCCAGCCGCGGCTGGCAATGAGCGTGTGAATGTGGGGGTAGATGGAGTGTCCAGGCATGGCTAGAACAGTGACGGTGCCGGGCGCATGCCGATGTTCTTCAATGCCTGCGACGCCAGGCAATACGGCCAGCGCCAGCAAATCCAGGGGCGCGTCTGCAGTGAGAGTAACTGCCTGGAAATGACGGGACTCGCGTTGCAGGTTTTGCAAGGGGGCATCCGCTACCAGGCAACCATCGGCGATAACCAGCGCGCGCGTGCAGTACTCGCTCAGCTCATCACTGTTGCGCGAAGCGACAACGATCGTCATCTCCTGTGCCAAGGATTGAATGAGCTCCTTGACGGCATGTCGCTGATCGACAGCGAGCCCCTCGGTGGGCTCATCCATTAGCAGTACAGCCGGCGCGTGCACAATCGCTTGGGCAATACCGACTTTGCGCTTCAAGCCGAAAGACAGGGCATCAAGGGGGGCATTAAGTACCGATAGTAAATCCAGGCGCGTAGCGGCCAGCTCTACACGGTTGCGTTTCTCAGTGCCTCGCAGACCACGTGCTGCAGCGATATAGTGAAGAAATTCTTTTACCGACATCGTCGGGTGGCTGAGGTGTTTTAACAGTTGATAGCCAATAATGTTTTTAACGTCGCGTGTGTGGGTCTGGGTATCAAAACTTTTAATGTTAATGCGACCGCTGTCGGGAGTTAATGATCCAGATATCAAGTTTAGAAGTGTGGTCTTCGCCCCATGGTCGTGTCCAAAAAGTCCTAAACATTGCCGTTGATTAACCTTGAGTGAAAAGTCGTGAAGTAGGCGCTTGCCGTTCAGATGTTTGGTCAGGTTGCTTATTTCGATCATGTGTTTACCAAATAAGTTTGGTAGGGCATAGGGGCGGAGTGCTAAAAAAGACTACGGTGAATAGTCACGTTTGGGAATGTCGGTTAGTACTTATAAGGAAATTCCTACGTGCGCATCAGGCACGAGACTGAAACAATTGATGTGTGTTTTTGAATGCCTGATGAGGCCTGATTACCATGATGCTTCTACGTACTCTTGTTCTTGAGCGCAACGGCCAGGATTCACCCGTCAACGGCGCATTGCTTTGCGGGTTTGCCATCGGTCAGATAGCCTCTAATTTTCTTGTTTACAGCTTGGATGAAGAAGTCGAGCCGGGTAGTTCGAGGGTGTATATCGCAACCTTGAA encodes the following:
- a CDS encoding ABC transporter permease encodes the protein MRLLPVIFKYQLISYASTPATYLSVALFLLMSVTLGLYTNRWLEQDTLDLQVFFQLHPWLYLLLMPALATQLWSEESNTGFLDVINTLPVTATELAIGKFLAAWAVAAVALVLTFPLVIATNYMGTADNGVIASQFIASWLLAASYLSAGGFICTLARQRVIVFTLTLCLLLAASGLSSVIDALEHQAPIWIIDSLIALNPISRFSSIDNGKLTLHDTAYYISMTLAFLAATIVTLNHKNR
- a CDS encoding ABC transporter ATP-binding protein, whose translation is MIEISNLTKHLNGKRLLHDFSLKVNQRQCLGLFGHDHGAKTTLLNLISGSLTPDSGRINIKSFDTQTHTRDVKNIIGYQLLKHLSHPTMSVKEFLHYIAAARGLRGTEKRNRVELAATRLDLLSVLNAPLDALSFGLKRKVGIAQAIVHAPAVLLMDEPTEGLAVDQRHAVKELIQSLAQEMTIVVASRNSDELSEYCTRALVIADGCLVADAPLQNLQRESRHFQAVTLTADAPLDLLALAVLPGVAGIEEHRHAPGTVTVLAMPGHSIYPHIHTLIASRGWKINTLNLEPGRLNDVVQYMSQERPL